The following coding sequences lie in one Methylotuvimicrobium alcaliphilum 20Z genomic window:
- the rplM gene encoding 50S ribosomal protein L13, with protein MKTFSAKPAEVKRDWYVVDAEGKTLGRLATEIARRLRGKHKPEYTPHVDTGDYIIVVNAEKIAVTGNKEKDKIYYRHTGYIGNMKSVNLGKLRQTFPDRIINTAVQGMLPKNPLGRAMFKKLKVYAGPEHDHQAQQPKVLEI; from the coding sequence ATGAAAACTTTTAGTGCAAAGCCAGCAGAAGTTAAGCGCGATTGGTACGTAGTTGATGCAGAAGGGAAGACGCTAGGTCGGCTTGCCACTGAAATTGCGCGCCGTCTTCGCGGAAAACACAAACCCGAATACACACCGCACGTCGATACCGGCGACTATATCATTGTCGTTAACGCTGAAAAAATCGCAGTGACCGGCAATAAAGAAAAAGACAAGATATATTACCGCCACACAGGTTATATCGGGAATATGAAATCCGTTAACTTAGGCAAACTCAGACAAACCTTCCCAGACCGTATTATCAATACAGCCGTGCAAGGCATGTTACCAAAAAATCCATTGGGCCGCGCAATGTTCAAGAAATTGAAAGTTTATGCGGGTCCTGAACACGATCATCAGGCTCAACAGCCGAAAGTTTTAGAAATTTAA
- a CDS encoding sigma-54-dependent transcriptional regulator encodes MNAKAAHILVVDDEPDIRRLVHEILEDEGYEVSTAENAGQARQLKNEKKPDLILLDIWMPDTDGITLLKEWIAEGGFASPVVMMSGHGSVESAVEATRLGAYDYLEKPLSLAKLLLIVERALESRQLQTELPVPKAYQTLDFEPVGKSATVARIKEQLKRLAQHDTRVLFVGDAGVGKELYARYLHNHSVRRDWPFVDVAVGSLSPENSVIEFFGKEENGKVIPGLLEQAHGGTLFLSEIAGMDKESQLRLLSALESRSFLRSGGVKSVSVDVRIVTSTRVSLEEEVKAGRFRRDLYYLLNEITMEIPPLREHSEDVPALLGFYVDHFMNQEKLPFRKFSMAAQNYLRNYSWPGNVRELKNLVQRLMILGVGDDMELDEVKGALGAVVEQTSGSSLVPEFYNLPLKEAREHFEKAYLEYHFEKSGGSVAKLASIIGMERTHLYRKLHALNIKL; translated from the coding sequence ATGAATGCAAAAGCAGCACACATCTTAGTGGTCGACGACGAACCGGATATTCGTCGACTGGTTCATGAAATCCTGGAAGACGAAGGCTACGAAGTCAGCACCGCTGAAAACGCAGGCCAAGCAAGGCAATTAAAGAACGAAAAAAAACCGGACTTGATCCTACTGGATATCTGGATGCCCGATACAGACGGGATAACGCTCCTTAAGGAATGGATCGCCGAAGGCGGTTTTGCCTCTCCGGTGGTGATGATGTCCGGACACGGCTCAGTCGAGTCCGCCGTTGAAGCCACGCGACTAGGCGCTTATGACTACCTTGAAAAACCTTTGTCTCTGGCCAAATTATTGTTGATCGTCGAACGGGCCCTCGAATCGCGTCAATTGCAAACCGAACTGCCCGTTCCGAAGGCATACCAAACATTGGATTTCGAACCGGTCGGAAAAAGCGCAACGGTCGCCAGAATTAAAGAACAACTGAAACGTCTCGCGCAACACGATACCCGCGTGCTGTTCGTCGGCGATGCCGGAGTCGGTAAAGAACTCTATGCCCGCTATCTACATAACCATAGCGTACGACGGGACTGGCCGTTTGTCGACGTCGCGGTCGGTAGTCTTTCGCCGGAAAACTCGGTGATCGAGTTTTTCGGCAAGGAAGAAAACGGCAAAGTGATTCCGGGTTTACTGGAACAGGCTCACGGCGGAACCTTGTTTCTTTCGGAAATCGCCGGCATGGACAAAGAATCGCAATTAAGACTGCTCAGCGCATTGGAGTCTCGATCCTTTTTACGTAGCGGCGGAGTCAAATCAGTCAGCGTCGACGTCAGAATCGTCACCTCGACCCGCGTATCGCTCGAAGAAGAAGTCAAGGCCGGTCGGTTTCGGCGGGATTTGTATTATTTGCTCAACGAAATCACGATGGAAATTCCGCCGCTACGCGAACATAGCGAGGATGTACCGGCTCTGCTCGGGTTCTATGTCGATCATTTCATGAATCAGGAAAAGCTACCGTTTCGAAAATTTTCGATGGCTGCCCAAAATTATTTAAGGAATTACAGTTGGCCCGGCAATGTACGCGAACTGAAAAACCTGGTTCAACGCCTGATGATTCTCGGCGTAGGCGACGACATGGAACTCGACGAAGTCAAAGGCGCATTGGGCGCAGTGGTCGAACAAACCAGCGGCAGCTCGTTGGTACCGGAGTTTTATAACTTGCCGTTGAAAGAGGCACGGGAACACTTCGAAAAAGCCTATCTCGAATACCATTTCGAAAAATCCGGCGGCAGCGTTGCCAAACTCGCTTCGATCATCGGCATGGAACGGACGCATTTATACCGTAAATTACACGCATTGAATATCAAGCTATAG
- the rpsI gene encoding 30S ribosomal protein S9 produces MAAAQYYGTGRRKSAIARVYATSGTGKITINSQSIEQYFGRKTDQMISRQPLECVDMTDKFDINVIVKGGGPSGQAGAIRHGLARALMEYDEALRPSLRKAGYVTRDARIVERKKVGLHKARKRPQYSKR; encoded by the coding sequence ATGGCAGCAGCTCAGTATTATGGAACAGGCCGTCGTAAAAGCGCTATAGCGCGCGTTTACGCAACCTCCGGAACCGGTAAAATCACTATCAACAGTCAAAGCATCGAGCAATATTTCGGACGGAAAACCGACCAAATGATTTCTCGCCAACCGCTAGAATGCGTTGATATGACCGACAAATTCGATATCAATGTCATCGTCAAAGGCGGCGGACCTTCCGGTCAAGCCGGCGCAATACGTCACGGACTTGCCCGAGCGTTGATGGAATACGACGAAGCGCTGCGCCCCTCCCTTAGAAAAGCAGGATACGTCACTCGCGACGCACGCATAGTGGAACGTAAAAAAGTCGGCTTGCACAAAGCCAGAAAACGTCCTCAATACTCCAAACGTTAA